In one Desulfoferula mesophila genomic region, the following are encoded:
- a CDS encoding FmdB family zinc ribbon protein, translating into MPIYEFYCPRCQESFETLVFKKNEKVTCPKCDCAKVERLLSGFAHKSGSGGKMVSSSSGCASCTASSCASCH; encoded by the coding sequence ATGCCTATTTACGAGTTCTACTGCCCCCGCTGCCAGGAAAGCTTCGAGACCCTGGTGTTCAAGAAAAATGAAAAAGTCACCTGCCCCAAGTGCGACTGCGCCAAGGTGGAGCGCCTGTTGAGCGGCTTTGCCCACAAGAGTGGCTCCGGCGGCAAGATGGTCTCCTCTTCCAGCGGCTGCGCCTCCTGCACCGCCTCTTCCTGCGCCTCCTGCCACTAA
- the hemC gene encoding hydroxymethylbilane synthase: MAKLIIATRGSRLALAQAGWVAARLGELHPSLQVQMNIIKTTGDKILDVPLAQVGGKGLFVKEIEDALLAGQADLAVHSMKDVPSELPPGLELAVVSEREDPRDALVSPVAVEIKNLPTGAKVGTSSLRRQAQLLALRPDLEMVSLRGNVETRLRKREELGLQAVILASAGIRRLGLERVEASPIPVATMLPAVGQGALGLEIRADDQATRELIAPLNHPDTAAAVAAERAFLTRLEGGCQVPIAGHAVVEKGIVKFNGLVADLRGRQVVTGGGLAPPAEAAAMGRSVAEEILSSGGREILAEVYGEAPK, encoded by the coding sequence ATGGCCAAGCTGATCATAGCCACGAGAGGCAGCCGCCTGGCCCTGGCCCAGGCCGGGTGGGTGGCCGCCCGCCTGGGCGAGCTGCATCCGTCGCTCCAGGTACAGATGAACATCATCAAGACCACCGGGGACAAGATCCTGGACGTGCCCCTGGCCCAAGTGGGGGGCAAGGGCCTTTTCGTCAAGGAGATCGAGGACGCGCTTCTGGCCGGGCAGGCCGACCTGGCGGTGCACTCCATGAAGGATGTGCCCAGCGAGCTGCCCCCCGGCCTGGAGCTGGCCGTGGTCAGCGAGCGGGAGGACCCCCGCGACGCCCTGGTGAGCCCCGTGGCGGTGGAGATCAAGAACCTGCCCACCGGTGCCAAGGTCGGCACCAGCAGCCTGCGCCGCCAGGCCCAGCTTCTTGCTCTCAGGCCCGATTTGGAGATGGTCAGCCTCAGGGGCAACGTGGAGACCCGCCTGCGCAAGCGCGAGGAGCTGGGCCTGCAGGCGGTGATATTGGCCAGCGCCGGTATCAGGCGCCTGGGCTTGGAGCGGGTGGAGGCCAGCCCCATCCCCGTGGCCACCATGCTGCCCGCCGTGGGTCAGGGGGCCCTGGGTCTGGAGATTCGCGCCGACGACCAGGCCACCCGCGAGCTCATCGCCCCCCTGAACCACCCGGACACCGCTGCGGCGGTGGCCGCCGAGCGGGCCTTCCTCACCCGCCTGGAGGGCGGCTGCCAGGTGCCCATCGCCGGGCATGCCGTGGTGGAAAAGGGCATCGTCAAGTTCAACGGCCTGGTGGCCGACCTGCGAGGCCGCCAGGTGGTCACCGGCGGCGGCCTGGCCCCGCCCGCCGAGGCGGCCGCGATGGGCCGCTCGGTGGCCGAGGAAATTCTAAGTAGCGGCGGCCGGGAGATCCTGGCCGAGGTATATGGGGAGGCGCCCAAATGA
- the cobA gene encoding uroporphyrinogen-III C-methyltransferase, whose protein sequence is MSGKVYLVGAGPGDPGLLTLKGARVLASCDALVYDWLANPELLDLAPESAVRVYVGKKGGDHTMSQERINELLCDLAADGKTVVRLKGGDPFVFGRGGEEASALAAKGLAFEVVPGVTSAIAAPAYAGIPVTDRRATTEVAFVTGHEDPGKPESTIKWGALAQIGTVVFLMGVKNLPNICAKLIEAGRDPATPAACVRWGSTPQQETVTGTLADLPQRAAQAGLKPPAITIVGQVAALRQELAWFEKLPLFGKRILVTRARSQASRLSEGLAALGAKIIEVPTISFLPPEDPEPLETAVAMLEDFHWVIFTSPNGVDAFFTALGEAGKDARALAGCKLAAIGPATAATLLQRGLIAEVTARTFQAEGLIEALEAKGITGQRVLIPRAAQAREVLPETIASWGNLVQVVPAYRTVRPPESTMLLANALSQGLDAITFTASSTVTNLMEMLDQNGRDLLAQQSREGGLTVAAIGPITADTAKGYGLEVKVQPEKFTIEALTEALSAYYAS, encoded by the coding sequence ATGAGCGGCAAGGTTTACCTGGTGGGAGCCGGGCCCGGCGATCCGGGCCTGTTGACCCTCAAGGGGGCCAGGGTCCTGGCCTCCTGCGACGCTTTGGTCTACGACTGGCTGGCCAACCCCGAGCTTTTGGACCTGGCCCCTGAGAGCGCAGTGCGCGTCTACGTGGGCAAAAAGGGCGGGGACCACACCATGAGCCAGGAGCGCATCAATGAACTGTTGTGCGACCTGGCCGCGGACGGCAAAACCGTGGTGCGCCTCAAGGGCGGGGACCCCTTTGTCTTCGGGCGCGGCGGCGAGGAAGCCAGCGCCCTGGCCGCCAAGGGCCTGGCCTTCGAGGTGGTGCCCGGCGTGACCAGCGCCATCGCCGCCCCGGCCTACGCCGGCATCCCGGTCACCGACCGCCGGGCCACCACCGAGGTGGCCTTTGTGACCGGCCACGAAGACCCGGGCAAGCCCGAGTCCACCATCAAGTGGGGGGCCCTGGCCCAGATCGGCACGGTGGTGTTTTTGATGGGGGTAAAGAACCTGCCCAACATCTGCGCCAAGCTCATCGAGGCGGGGCGCGACCCGGCCACCCCGGCGGCCTGCGTCCGCTGGGGCTCCACTCCCCAGCAAGAGACGGTGACCGGCACCCTGGCCGATCTGCCCCAGCGGGCGGCCCAGGCGGGGCTCAAGCCCCCGGCCATCACCATCGTGGGCCAGGTGGCCGCCCTGCGCCAAGAGTTGGCCTGGTTCGAAAAGCTGCCCCTGTTCGGCAAGCGCATCCTGGTGACCCGGGCCCGCTCCCAGGCCTCGCGCCTCAGCGAGGGCCTGGCCGCCCTGGGGGCCAAGATCATCGAGGTGCCCACCATCAGCTTTTTGCCGCCCGAGGACCCCGAGCCCCTGGAGACCGCGGTGGCCATGCTGGAGGACTTCCACTGGGTGATCTTCACCAGCCCCAACGGGGTGGATGCCTTCTTCACCGCCCTGGGCGAGGCGGGCAAGGACGCCCGCGCCCTGGCCGGGTGCAAGCTGGCCGCCATCGGCCCGGCCACCGCCGCCACCCTGCTCCAGCGGGGTCTCATCGCCGAGGTCACCGCCCGCACCTTCCAGGCCGAGGGGCTCATCGAGGCCCTGGAGGCCAAGGGCATCACCGGCCAGCGGGTGTTGATCCCCCGCGCGGCCCAGGCCCGGGAGGTCTTGCCCGAGACCATCGCCTCGTGGGGCAACCTGGTGCAGGTGGTGCCCGCCTATCGCACGGTGCGCCCGCCCGAGTCCACCATGCTCTTGGCCAACGCCCTGAGCCAGGGCCTGGACGCGATCACCTTCACCGCCTCCAGCACCGTGACCAACCTCATGGAAATGCTGGACCAGAACGGACGCGACCTGCTGGCCCAGCAGAGCCGGGAGGGCGGCCTCACCGTGGCGGCCATCGGCCCCATCACCGCCGACACCGCCAAGGGTTATGGCCTCGAGGTCAAGGTGCAGCCCGAGAAGTTCACCATCGAGGCCCTGACTGAGGCCCTGTCCGCCTATTACGCCTCGTGA
- a CDS encoding ATP-dependent helicase — protein sequence MKRPADDLFSPALEGLNPAQRLAAGQSGGPVLVIAGAGSGKTRTLVHRVAYLVERGVDPVNILLLTFTRKAAQEMLSRARELNPACARVEGGTFHSLCHRLLRAHASRLGISRQFTVIDRGDCEQLIRGVINEQKLKTKGDRQFPKARTINDLISKSRNQELELEEAIEQWAGHLLGYLEEIGRAAKGFAEAKRAQSLVDYDDLLFLAEELLRDHPDLRQRFSRHWQYLLVDEYQDTNAVQARLLKLLASEHDNLMVVGDDAQSIYRFRGARVENIFEFPQDYPGAKVIKLEQNYRSTQAILDLSNEVIAQAWHRYDKKLFTERLGGNRPALRRPRDDRGQARLVSERIAELTKAGNRPEDIAVLFRASRDSYELELELTAGRVPFVKVGGFRFLEASHIKDALSHLRVIANPSDFLSWQRLLMLLPGVGPKKAQSVISHLVQADSPELYLGRLSSAPGLGGPAAERLVELMGELSDPAATPLTLVETVIEYYEPICRETHEDYPRRLRDLEELPGLAHGFSTLSEFMSEVVLDPPGTYAAEAQGGRITLSTVHSAKGLEWDHVFILWATDGRLPPQMALMDPESLEEERRLMYVACTRAAGELTILAPQESYQRGRGVVSNELSRFLAELPAGLLDSPRENVFEVSTPQAAPQSRGSMRQDRPFAVGGQVRHHTFGRGRVMGYQGGKKILVHFERHGLKILLLEFANLSEA from the coding sequence GTGAAGCGCCCCGCCGACGATCTTTTCTCTCCGGCCCTGGAGGGCCTGAACCCGGCCCAACGCCTGGCCGCCGGCCAGAGCGGGGGGCCGGTTTTGGTCATCGCCGGGGCGGGCAGCGGCAAGACCCGCACCCTGGTGCACCGGGTGGCCTACCTGGTGGAGCGGGGGGTGGACCCCGTGAACATCCTTTTGCTCACCTTCACCCGCAAGGCGGCCCAGGAGATGCTCTCCCGGGCCCGGGAGCTGAACCCGGCCTGCGCCAGGGTGGAGGGCGGCACCTTCCACTCCCTGTGCCACCGCCTGCTCAGGGCCCACGCCTCGCGCCTGGGGATAAGCCGCCAGTTCACGGTCATCGACCGGGGCGACTGCGAGCAGCTCATCCGGGGGGTGATCAACGAGCAGAAGCTCAAGACCAAGGGCGACCGCCAGTTCCCCAAGGCCCGCACCATCAACGACCTCATCTCCAAGTCGCGCAACCAGGAACTGGAGCTGGAAGAGGCCATCGAGCAGTGGGCCGGGCACCTGCTGGGCTATCTGGAGGAGATCGGCCGGGCGGCCAAGGGATTTGCCGAGGCCAAGCGGGCCCAGAGCCTGGTGGACTACGACGATCTCTTGTTTTTGGCCGAGGAGCTCCTGCGGGACCACCCCGACCTGCGTCAGCGCTTCTCCCGGCACTGGCAGTATCTGCTGGTGGACGAGTACCAGGACACCAACGCGGTGCAGGCCCGTCTGCTCAAGCTGTTGGCCAGCGAGCACGACAACCTCATGGTGGTGGGCGACGACGCCCAGAGCATCTACCGCTTCCGGGGGGCCCGGGTGGAGAACATCTTCGAGTTCCCCCAGGATTACCCCGGCGCCAAGGTGATCAAGCTGGAGCAGAACTACCGCTCCACCCAGGCCATCCTGGATCTGTCCAACGAGGTGATCGCCCAGGCCTGGCACCGCTACGACAAGAAGCTCTTTACCGAGCGCCTGGGCGGCAACCGTCCGGCCCTGCGCCGCCCCCGCGACGACCGGGGGCAGGCCCGCCTGGTGAGCGAGCGCATCGCCGAGCTGACCAAGGCGGGCAACCGGCCCGAGGACATCGCGGTGCTCTTTCGCGCCTCGCGCGACTCCTACGAGCTGGAGCTGGAGCTGACCGCCGGGCGGGTGCCCTTTGTCAAGGTGGGCGGCTTCCGCTTTTTGGAGGCCTCGCACATCAAGGATGCCCTGAGCCATCTCAGGGTCATCGCCAACCCCAGCGACTTCCTCTCCTGGCAGCGTCTGCTCATGCTCCTGCCCGGCGTGGGGCCCAAAAAGGCCCAGAGCGTGATCAGCCACCTGGTGCAGGCCGACTCCCCGGAGCTGTATTTGGGCCGCCTGTCCTCGGCCCCCGGCCTTGGCGGCCCGGCCGCCGAGCGTTTGGTGGAGCTGATGGGCGAGCTGAGCGATCCCGCGGCCACCCCGCTTACCCTGGTGGAGACGGTGATCGAGTATTACGAGCCCATCTGCCGGGAGACCCACGAGGACTATCCCCGCCGCCTGCGCGACCTGGAGGAGCTGCCCGGCCTGGCCCATGGCTTCAGCACCCTTAGCGAGTTCATGTCCGAGGTGGTGCTGGACCCGCCCGGCACCTACGCCGCCGAGGCCCAGGGCGGGCGCATCACCCTGAGCACCGTGCACTCGGCCAAGGGCCTGGAGTGGGACCACGTGTTCATCCTCTGGGCCACCGACGGCCGCCTGCCCCCCCAGATGGCCCTCATGGACCCCGAGTCCCTGGAGGAGGAGCGCCGCCTGATGTACGTGGCCTGCACCCGGGCCGCCGGCGAGCTGACCATCCTGGCCCCCCAGGAGTCGTATCAGCGGGGACGGGGGGTGGTCTCTAACGAGCTGAGCCGCTTTTTGGCCGAGCTGCCCGCCGGGCTTTTGGACAGCCCCCGGGAGAACGTCTTCGAGGTGTCCACGCCCCAGGCCGCGCCCCAGAGCCGGGGCAGCATGCGCCAGGACCGGCCCTTCGCGGTGGGCGGCCAGGTAAGGCACCACACCTTTGGCCGGGGCCGGGTCATGGGCTACCAGGGGGGCAAAAAAATCCTGGTACATTTCGAGCGTCATGGGCTAAAAATACTGCTCCTGGAATTCGCCAACCTCAGCGAGGCATAG
- a CDS encoding bifunctional folylpolyglutamate synthase/dihydrofolate synthase, producing MSPRGQSAYEKAVSKLYELQKFGIKLGLSSTANLLEGLGNPHRGLACVHLAGTNGKGSVGAMLEAALIQAGVKVGFYTSPHLERFTERFRVNGKEISQAGVVRLCQKVCKVVDLREPPTYFEFVTAMAFEHFRDQGVELAIMETGLGGRLDATNICEPLVTVITNLSREHEDYLGKGLANIAFEKAGIIKPGVPLVHGVTQPKARKIVEDTAGAKGAPIYRRGRELTFRRAASGAFHLRGRLWSLPHQTTNLVGRHQPVNACLALGAAEVLAEKGLPLGPEHLAAGMNQVHWPGRLEQWPAEAGQPPLWLDGAHNPGAAYALLASLEDMRGGRKPLVMVVGVMADKEVGKLLSILLPAADRVVYSRPVYARAATPEALAAAAPLDAPPGEIEPNLERAMGRARELAGPQGVVLVTGSLFTVGEARTILSGGISDLP from the coding sequence ATGTCGCCCCGTGGCCAGAGCGCCTATGAAAAGGCGGTTAGCAAGCTCTACGAGCTGCAAAAGTTCGGCATCAAGCTGGGGCTCAGCTCCACGGCCAACCTGCTGGAAGGCCTGGGCAACCCGCACCGGGGCCTGGCCTGCGTCCACCTGGCGGGCACCAACGGCAAGGGCAGCGTGGGGGCCATGCTGGAGGCGGCCCTGATCCAGGCCGGGGTCAAGGTGGGGTTCTACACCTCCCCTCATCTGGAGCGCTTCACCGAGCGCTTCCGGGTGAACGGCAAAGAGATCAGCCAGGCCGGGGTGGTCAGGCTGTGCCAAAAGGTGTGCAAGGTGGTGGACCTTCGCGAGCCGCCCACCTACTTCGAGTTCGTCACCGCCATGGCCTTTGAGCACTTCCGCGACCAGGGGGTGGAGCTGGCCATCATGGAGACCGGCCTGGGCGGCCGCCTGGACGCCACCAACATCTGTGAGCCCCTGGTCACGGTGATCACCAACCTGAGCCGGGAGCACGAGGACTACCTGGGCAAGGGCCTGGCCAACATCGCCTTTGAAAAGGCGGGGATCATCAAGCCCGGCGTGCCCCTGGTGCACGGGGTGACCCAGCCCAAGGCCCGCAAGATCGTGGAGGACACCGCCGGGGCCAAGGGGGCGCCCATCTACCGCCGGGGCCGGGAGCTAACCTTCCGCCGCGCCGCGTCGGGGGCCTTCCACCTGCGCGGGCGGCTGTGGTCCCTGCCCCATCAGACCACCAACCTGGTGGGCCGCCACCAGCCGGTGAACGCCTGCCTGGCCCTGGGCGCGGCCGAGGTGTTGGCCGAAAAGGGCCTGCCCCTGGGACCAGAGCACCTGGCCGCGGGAATGAACCAGGTTCACTGGCCCGGGCGGCTGGAGCAGTGGCCCGCCGAGGCGGGCCAGCCGCCCCTGTGGCTGGACGGGGCCCACAACCCCGGCGCGGCCTACGCGCTCCTGGCCAGCCTGGAGGACATGCGGGGGGGCCGCAAGCCCCTGGTGATGGTGGTGGGGGTGATGGCCGACAAGGAGGTGGGCAAGCTGTTGAGCATCCTGCTTCCTGCCGCCGACCGGGTCGTCTATTCCCGGCCGGTATACGCCCGGGCCGCCACGCCCGAAGCGCTGGCCGCCGCCGCCCCGTTGGACGCCCCGCCGGGGGAGATAGAGCCGAACCTGGAAAGGGCCATGGGTAGGGCCCGTGAGCTGGCCGGCCCCCAAGGGGTGGTACTCGTCACGGGCAGCCTGTTCACCGTGGGCGAAGCCCGAACCATCCTGAGCGGCGGCATTAGCGACTTGCCTTAA
- a CDS encoding LPS-assembly protein LptD: MLAIRRVSLFGKILLLLAGVAGVFCLPLTASAITMPQTGTLTRIDAQGPVDIRADKVFYNEKTATYTAEGEVEIARGGTRLMADKVSLNANTLVAEAQGRVRLSNASQVITGKSMVVDLNNSTGKIYDGRIFIKTTNYYITGGEIAKTGDETYHIQRGTFTTCDGADPAWQVSGKDMKVTVEGYGTVEDAAFRVKDFPILWTPYMVFPAKSQRQSGLLAPSFGQGQRDGFSFSLPYYQTLGDSQDMTFILNYYTKRGVDLGLEYRYALDDQSKGMFMIDWMPHDDNGDALFNEGESSQVYDNNRYWFRGMADQKLFNGTMDLKANIDLVSDPDYLREFTFGYSGYNASDRRLFEWFGRNLDPNTSTVRTNTINLSRSWSSSTFNAGILYYDDTTGNNDYVLQSLPSITFDATTQQLGNTAFYFGMGSSFTYYYREKGSTGAISDVAPYISLPLNFNDYIEFEPSFTWRQRFYAVDTDDLSGDPQSTGTNQVYNFSATASTYLYRVFEFGSAEDPFKIKHAYRPFVTYDYRPSLAENDIPDLAQFGSERTNLLSYGIKNTLTSKTMAPTGENGAMEASYREFLRLNLYQSFDVDAYRTDVDADAYWGEITMALEFLPTDKLYFQNTTSVDPNDGTFTRADFLTRASDSRGDSITLDYRYDNDGVNQLNTWIKVALTQEWYAGFINRHDFDGEIDFQTQYELGYQSQCWGFKAYYVDDITQRGFFIVFSLGGFGDILTFSQ, encoded by the coding sequence GTGCTCGCAATCAGGCGTGTATCACTGTTCGGAAAAATCCTGTTGCTGCTCGCCGGCGTGGCCGGCGTTTTTTGCCTGCCCCTGACGGCTTCGGCCATTACGATGCCCCAGACCGGGACCTTGACGCGCATCGATGCTCAGGGCCCGGTGGACATCAGGGCGGACAAGGTTTTTTATAACGAGAAAACCGCCACTTATACCGCCGAAGGCGAAGTGGAGATCGCCAGGGGCGGCACGCGGCTCATGGCGGACAAGGTCAGCCTGAACGCCAACACCCTGGTGGCCGAGGCCCAGGGGCGGGTGCGCCTGAGCAACGCCTCCCAGGTGATCACCGGCAAAAGCATGGTGGTGGATTTAAATAACAGTACCGGCAAGATATACGACGGCCGCATATTCATCAAGACCACCAACTACTACATCACCGGCGGCGAGATAGCCAAGACCGGCGACGAGACCTATCACATCCAGCGGGGCACCTTCACCACCTGCGACGGGGCCGATCCCGCCTGGCAGGTGAGCGGCAAGGATATGAAGGTCACGGTGGAAGGCTACGGCACGGTGGAAGACGCGGCCTTCAGGGTCAAGGACTTCCCCATCCTGTGGACCCCCTATATGGTCTTTCCGGCCAAGAGCCAGCGCCAGTCGGGCCTGCTGGCCCCCTCCTTCGGGCAGGGTCAACGCGACGGCTTCAGCTTCAGCCTGCCCTATTACCAGACCCTGGGCGACAGCCAGGACATGACCTTCATCCTCAACTACTACACCAAGCGCGGCGTGGACCTGGGTCTGGAATACCGCTACGCCCTGGACGACCAGTCCAAGGGCATGTTCATGATCGACTGGATGCCCCACGACGATAACGGCGATGCCCTGTTCAACGAAGGCGAAAGCTCCCAGGTCTACGACAACAACCGCTACTGGTTCCGCGGCATGGCCGACCAAAAGTTGTTCAACGGGACCATGGACTTGAAGGCCAACATCGACCTGGTGAGCGACCCGGACTACCTGAGGGAGTTCACCTTCGGCTACAGCGGCTACAACGCCAGCGACCGCCGCCTGTTCGAGTGGTTCGGCCGCAACCTGGACCCCAACACCTCCACGGTGCGCACCAACACCATCAACCTCTCGCGCTCCTGGTCTTCGTCCACCTTCAACGCCGGCATCCTGTATTACGACGACACCACCGGAAACAACGACTACGTCCTGCAGTCGCTGCCCAGCATCACCTTCGATGCCACCACCCAGCAACTGGGCAACACCGCCTTTTACTTCGGCATGGGTTCGTCGTTTACCTACTACTATCGTGAAAAAGGCAGCACCGGGGCCATCAGCGACGTGGCCCCATACATCAGCCTCCCCCTTAACTTCAACGATTACATCGAGTTCGAACCTAGCTTCACCTGGCGGCAACGCTTCTACGCCGTGGATACCGACGATCTGAGCGGCGACCCCCAGAGCACCGGCACCAACCAGGTGTACAACTTCAGCGCCACGGCCAGCACCTACCTGTATCGGGTGTTCGAATTCGGCTCGGCGGAAGATCCCTTCAAGATCAAACACGCCTACCGGCCCTTTGTCACCTATGACTACCGGCCCAGCCTGGCCGAGAACGACATCCCGGACCTGGCGCAATTCGGCAGCGAGCGCACCAACCTGCTCTCCTACGGTATCAAGAACACCCTGACCTCCAAGACCATGGCCCCCACCGGGGAAAACGGCGCCATGGAGGCCTCCTACCGGGAGTTCCTGCGCCTGAACCTGTATCAAAGCTTCGACGTGGACGCCTACCGCACCGACGTGGACGCCGACGCCTATTGGGGCGAGATAACCATGGCGCTGGAGTTTTTGCCCACCGACAAGCTCTACTTCCAGAACACCACCTCCGTCGACCCCAACGACGGCACCTTCACCAGGGCGGACTTCCTGACCCGGGCTTCCGACAGCCGGGGCGACAGCATCACCCTGGACTACCGTTACGACAACGACGGAGTGAACCAGCTCAACACCTGGATCAAGGTGGCCTTGACCCAGGAGTGGTACGCCGGTTTCATCAATCGCCACGATTTCGACGGGGAGATCGATTTCCAGACCCAATACGAGCTGGGTTATCAAAGCCAATGCTGGGGCTTCAAGGCCTATTACGTGGACGACATCACCCAGCGCGGCTTTTTCATCGTTTTCTCCCTGGGCGGATTCGGCGACATCCTGACCTTCAGCCAGTAG
- the rplM gene encoding 50S ribosomal protein L13, giving the protein MKSFVAKKQDINQEWFVVDATDLILGRLASEVARRLRGKHKAIFTPNVDTGDFVIVVNADKIRLSGRKMDQKMYHRHSGYPGGITSVTARRMMDTYPERVITNAVRGMLPKNRLGRQLIKKLKVYAGPEHPHEAQQPQPLSLA; this is encoded by the coding sequence ATGAAGAGCTTTGTAGCCAAAAAACAAGACATCAACCAGGAATGGTTCGTGGTGGACGCCACCGACCTGATCCTGGGCCGTCTGGCCAGCGAAGTGGCCCGCCGCCTGCGGGGCAAGCATAAGGCCATCTTTACCCCCAACGTGGACACCGGCGACTTCGTCATCGTGGTCAACGCCGACAAGATCCGTTTGAGCGGCCGCAAGATGGACCAGAAAATGTACCATCGCCACAGCGGCTACCCCGGCGGCATCACCTCGGTCACCGCCCGGCGCATGATGGACACCTACCCCGAGCGCGTGATCACCAACGCGGTGCGCGGTATGCTGCCCAAGAATCGCCTGGGGCGCCAACTGATCAAGAAGCTGAAGGTTTATGCGGGACCCGAGCATCCCCATGAGGCCCAGCAGCCCCAGCCGTTGAGCCTGGCCTAA
- the rpsI gene encoding 30S ribosomal protein S9, with amino-acid sequence MSDTRVYATGKRKTSVARCWLIPGGSGQIYINRRVADTYFTRPTLLQVIRQPLSLTDNLDKFDVMATVRGGGHTGQAGALRHGIAKALAEQNPELHKALKKAGFLSRDARKKERKKYGQPGARARFQYSKR; translated from the coding sequence ATGAGCGACACGCGAGTATACGCCACCGGTAAACGCAAAACCTCGGTGGCCCGTTGTTGGTTGATCCCCGGCGGCAGCGGCCAGATCTACATCAACCGCCGCGTTGCGGACACCTACTTCACCCGGCCGACCCTGCTGCAGGTGATCCGTCAGCCCCTGAGCCTGACCGACAACCTGGACAAGTTCGACGTCATGGCCACGGTGCGCGGCGGAGGCCACACCGGCCAGGCCGGCGCCCTGCGCCACGGCATCGCCAAGGCCCTGGCCGAGCAGAACCCCGAGCTGCACAAGGCCCTCAAGAAGGCCGGTTTCCTTTCTCGCGACGCCCGCAAGAAGGAGCGCAAGAAGTACGGCCAGCCCGGCGCCCGCGCCCGCTTCCAGTACTCCAAGCGCTAA
- the argC gene encoding N-acetyl-gamma-glutamyl-phosphate reductase, with protein sequence MIPVAIMGGSGYTGVELMRLIAGHPELELVAVSSGQFKGQAVDQVFGALEGAVNLSFVDHDARALAQGAALVFLAVPHKAAMAAAPDLLAAGAKVVDLSADFRIHDVAVYEKWYAPHSAPELLAQAVYGLPEFYRNQVKGAQLVANPGCYVTSVLVPLVPLLKAGLVEPQGLIADSASGVSGAGRSAKLGLIHGEVHENFKAYAVDGHRHTPEMEQELSLAAGAEVRLTFTPHLLPMDRGILSTIYARPRAGADAEAVRACWQKAYGEEPFVRVLPPGRLPATKEVRGTNRVQLGVAVDPRSGLIKLFSALDNLTKGASGQAMQNANLMLGLDETAGLRELALTP encoded by the coding sequence ATGATACCCGTCGCTATCATGGGAGGTTCCGGCTACACCGGAGTGGAGCTCATGCGGCTCATCGCCGGGCACCCGGAGCTGGAGCTCGTTGCCGTAAGCTCCGGCCAATTCAAGGGCCAGGCCGTGGACCAGGTGTTCGGTGCCCTGGAAGGGGCCGTCAACCTGTCTTTCGTGGACCACGACGCCCGGGCCCTGGCCCAGGGGGCCGCGCTGGTGTTCTTGGCCGTGCCCCACAAGGCGGCCATGGCCGCCGCGCCGGACCTCTTGGCCGCCGGGGCCAAGGTGGTGGACCTCTCGGCCGACTTCCGCATCCACGACGTGGCGGTGTACGAAAAATGGTACGCCCCCCACAGCGCGCCCGAGCTTTTGGCCCAGGCGGTGTACGGCCTGCCCGAGTTCTACCGGAACCAGGTCAAGGGCGCACAGTTGGTGGCCAACCCCGGCTGCTACGTGACCAGCGTGTTGGTGCCCCTGGTGCCCTTGCTCAAGGCCGGTCTGGTGGAGCCCCAGGGCCTCATCGCCGATAGCGCCTCCGGAGTCTCGGGGGCCGGGCGCAGCGCCAAGCTGGGCCTGATCCACGGCGAGGTGCACGAGAACTTCAAGGCCTACGCGGTGGACGGCCACCGGCACACCCCGGAGATGGAGCAGGAGCTCTCCCTGGCCGCCGGCGCCGAGGTGCGGCTCACCTTCACCCCCCACCTGCTGCCCATGGACCGGGGCATCCTCTCCACCATCTACGCCCGGCCCCGGGCCGGGGCGGACGCCGAGGCGGTACGGGCCTGCTGGCAAAAGGCCTACGGCGAAGAGCCCTTCGTGCGGGTGTTGCCGCCGGGACGGCTGCCGGCCACCAAGGAGGTGCGGGGCACCAACCGGGTGCAACTGGGCGTGGCCGTGGACCCGCGCTCCGGGCTCATCAAGCTTTTCTCGGCCCTGGACAACCTGACCAAGGGGGCCAGCGGCCAGGCCATGCAAAACGCCAATCTCATGCTGGGCCTGGACGAAACCGCCGGCCTGCGCGAGCTGGCCCTCACCCCCTAG